CACCGGCCGGCTGATGCCGGGACGGCGATGGAGCGACGGCCTGCACCAGGCCGTCGAAGCCAAGGAAGGACTTCGCATCCAGCAGGAAAATCAGACTCTCGCCACGATAACTTTCCAGAATTACTTCCGCATGTACAAAAAGCTCTCCGGCATGACCGGAACAGCCGAGACCGAAGCGGAAGAATTCGACAAGATCTACAAGCTCGATGTGGTCGGGATTCCGACCAATCGCTCGCTGCGCCGCATTGAAAATCCGGATGTTATCTACCGCACCGAACGCGAGAAGTTCGAGGCGGTTGTCAAAGAGATCCAGCACTGCCATGAGAAGGGCCAACCCACTCTCGTCGGTACGATCTCGATCGACCGCTCTGAAAAGTTGAGTTCGATGCTGAAGCGCTACGGCATCAAGCACATCGTCTTGAACGCGAAATACCACGAAAAAGAAGCGGAAATCGTCGCCCAGGCGGGCCGCAAAGGCGCCGTCACGATCGCGACGAATATGGCCGGCCGCGGCACCGACATTCTGCTCGGCGGAAACGCGGAATTCATGGCCCGCGACCTCATGCGGAAACGGGAGATCGACCCGGCGGCCGCTACGCCCGAACAGTGGAATGAAGCCCTGGATCACGTGAAGCCGCAGATCGAGAAAGAACACGATGAAGTCATCCAGGCCGGCGGCCTTCACATTATCGGCACCGAACGGCACGAAGCGCGGCGCATCGATAACCAGTTGCGCGGACGTTCAGGACGCCAGGGAGATCCCGGGTCCTCGCGTTTCTATGTCTCGCTTGAAGACGAACTGATGCGGATTTTCGCGGCGGACCGGATTTCCAATATCATGCAGCGGCTCGGCATGGAGGAAGGCGTTCCGATCGAGTCGCGGT
Above is a window of Terriglobia bacterium DNA encoding:
- a CDS encoding SEC-C metal-binding domain-containing protein, with the protein product TGRLMPGRRWSDGLHQAVEAKEGLRIQQENQTLATITFQNYFRMYKKLSGMTGTAETEAEEFDKIYKLDVVGIPTNRSLRRIENPDVIYRTEREKFEAVVKEIQHCHEKGQPTLVGTISIDRSEKLSSMLKRYGIKHIVLNAKYHEKEAEIVAQAGRKGAVTIATNMAGRGTDILLGGNAEFMARDLMRKREIDPAAATPEQWNEALDHVKPQIEKEHDEVIQAGGLHIIGTERHEARRIDNQLRGRSGRQGDPGSSRFYVSLEDELMRIFAADRISNIMQRLGMEEGVPIESRFVSKQIENAQERVEGQNFGYRKHVLEYDDVMNKQREAIYGLRRQLLEAQDQKEYLMGIADDIMIDLVAQHASEKNHAQEWDLPGLQTAVIHQFGFDFRAEGIDPDQMGSKEIEEVLLAKAHEKYDQKEALIGSAPMRYHERMLMLQIVDTHWKDHLLAMDHLKEGIGLRGYGQRDPLVEYKKESYEMFEDLMNRIEGDTLRFLFLLQPVEEKKQAEQIERRRKHAEFVMSQQSSNGGDGAPRQAKRDTSKVGRNDPCPCGSGKKFKKCHGVTV